One Ahaetulla prasina isolate Xishuangbanna chromosome 10, ASM2864084v1, whole genome shotgun sequence genomic region harbors:
- the ADPRS gene encoding ADP-ribosylhydrolase ARH3 isoform X2, whose amino-acid sequence MAAKVLQLTRSRCRGCLLGALLGDCLGGDFEARESVSAPELLRFVLALRPLPSPPRQGPAAEPGEESGEILYYSDDTAMAHSLVRSLLAKHNFDEVDMAKRFAEEYNKDPDRSYGGGVVAVFKKLLSPKCKDVFEPARQQFNGKGSYGNGGAMRVAGISLAYTDVQDVKKFAKLSAELTHANSLGYNGAILQALAVHYALCGESNREKFLDQLIGQMEDVEADDKSVADARMLGYEDRPFSKRLKKIREFLEQGTVSRSDVLQELGNGIEALNSVPTAIYSFLRCMESHPDVPDTYNSLQRTIMYCILLGGDTDTIATMAGAIAGAFYGEEQVPQSWRESCEAYEETEKLADGLYELYHQP is encoded by the exons ATGGCGGCGAAAGTGCTTCAGCTGACGCGGAGCCGCTGCCGGGGCTGCCTTCTCGGGGCTCTGCTGGGCGACTGCCTGGGCGGCGACTTCGAGGCGCGGGAGTCGGTCAGCGCGCCCGAGCTGCTCCGCTTCGTGCTTGCCCTGCGGCCGCTGCCATCGCCGCCCCGGCAAGGCCCGGCGGCGGAGCCCGGCGAAGAGAGCGGCG AAATCCTCTATTACAGCGATGACACGGCCATGGCCCACTCACTAGTTAGGTCACTGTTGGCCAAGCATAATTTTGATGAGGTGGATATGGCAAAGAG GTTCGCTGAAGAATATAACAAGGATCCTGACCGATCCTATGGAGGTGGTGTGGTGGCTGTATTCAAGAAACTGCTTAGTCCTAAATGCAAAGATGTGTTTGAGCCAGCAAGGCAGCAGTTTAATGGGAAAGGTTCCTATGGGAATGGTGGCGCCATGAGAGTAGCAGGCATTTCATTAGCTTACACCGACGTTCAAGATGTAAAGAAG ttTGCTAAACTGAGTGCTGAGCTGACCCACGCAAACTCCTTGGGTTACAACGGAGCCATCTTGCAAGCCTTGGCAGTCCATTATGCTCTCTGCGGGGAGTCAAATCGGGAGAAGTTTTTGGATCAACTGATAGGCCAGATGGAAGACGTGGAGGCGGATGACAAGTCTGTGGCTGATGCACGAAT GCTGGGCTATGAGGACCGTCCCTTTTCAAAGCGTTTAAAGAAGATCAGAGAGTTTTTGGAACAGGGTACTGTGTCCAGGTCAGACGTGCTACAAGAATTAG GCAATGGTATCGAAGCCCTGAATTCTGTCCCCACTGCAATCTACTCATTCCTGCGTTGCATGGAATCTCACCCAGATGTTCCTGATACGTACAACTCTCTGCAACGGACCATCATGTACTGCATCTTACTGGGCGGGGACACGGATACGATTGCAACCATGGCAGGAGCCATTGCAGGGGCATTTTATGGGGAAGAGCAGGTGCCCCAAAGTTGGAGAGAGAGCTGTGAAGCCTACGAGGAGACAGAGAAGCTGGCTGATGGCTTGTACGAACTCTACCACCAGCCATGA
- the ADPRS gene encoding ADP-ribosylhydrolase ARH3 isoform X1 has product MAAKVLQLTRSRCRGCLLGALLGDCLGGDFEARESVSAPELLRFVLALRPLPSPPRQGPAAEPGEESGGKSEGSRVSKILYYSDDTAMAHSLVRSLLAKHNFDEVDMAKRFAEEYNKDPDRSYGGGVVAVFKKLLSPKCKDVFEPARQQFNGKGSYGNGGAMRVAGISLAYTDVQDVKKFAKLSAELTHANSLGYNGAILQALAVHYALCGESNREKFLDQLIGQMEDVEADDKSVADARMLGYEDRPFSKRLKKIREFLEQGTVSRSDVLQELGNGIEALNSVPTAIYSFLRCMESHPDVPDTYNSLQRTIMYCILLGGDTDTIATMAGAIAGAFYGEEQVPQSWRESCEAYEETEKLADGLYELYHQP; this is encoded by the exons ATGGCGGCGAAAGTGCTTCAGCTGACGCGGAGCCGCTGCCGGGGCTGCCTTCTCGGGGCTCTGCTGGGCGACTGCCTGGGCGGCGACTTCGAGGCGCGGGAGTCGGTCAGCGCGCCCGAGCTGCTCCGCTTCGTGCTTGCCCTGCGGCCGCTGCCATCGCCGCCCCGGCAAGGCCCGGCGGCGGAGCCCGGCGAAGAGAGCGGCGGCAAGTCTGAGGGCAGCCGCGTTTCGA AAATCCTCTATTACAGCGATGACACGGCCATGGCCCACTCACTAGTTAGGTCACTGTTGGCCAAGCATAATTTTGATGAGGTGGATATGGCAAAGAG GTTCGCTGAAGAATATAACAAGGATCCTGACCGATCCTATGGAGGTGGTGTGGTGGCTGTATTCAAGAAACTGCTTAGTCCTAAATGCAAAGATGTGTTTGAGCCAGCAAGGCAGCAGTTTAATGGGAAAGGTTCCTATGGGAATGGTGGCGCCATGAGAGTAGCAGGCATTTCATTAGCTTACACCGACGTTCAAGATGTAAAGAAG ttTGCTAAACTGAGTGCTGAGCTGACCCACGCAAACTCCTTGGGTTACAACGGAGCCATCTTGCAAGCCTTGGCAGTCCATTATGCTCTCTGCGGGGAGTCAAATCGGGAGAAGTTTTTGGATCAACTGATAGGCCAGATGGAAGACGTGGAGGCGGATGACAAGTCTGTGGCTGATGCACGAAT GCTGGGCTATGAGGACCGTCCCTTTTCAAAGCGTTTAAAGAAGATCAGAGAGTTTTTGGAACAGGGTACTGTGTCCAGGTCAGACGTGCTACAAGAATTAG GCAATGGTATCGAAGCCCTGAATTCTGTCCCCACTGCAATCTACTCATTCCTGCGTTGCATGGAATCTCACCCAGATGTTCCTGATACGTACAACTCTCTGCAACGGACCATCATGTACTGCATCTTACTGGGCGGGGACACGGATACGATTGCAACCATGGCAGGAGCCATTGCAGGGGCATTTTATGGGGAAGAGCAGGTGCCCCAAAGTTGGAGAGAGAGCTGTGAAGCCTACGAGGAGACAGAGAAGCTGGCTGATGGCTTGTACGAACTCTACCACCAGCCATGA
- the ADPRS gene encoding ADP-ribosylhydrolase ARH3 isoform X3: MCNIYCFIVCSLEILYYSDDTAMAHSLVRSLLAKHNFDEVDMAKRFAEEYNKDPDRSYGGGVVAVFKKLLSPKCKDVFEPARQQFNGKGSYGNGGAMRVAGISLAYTDVQDVKKFAKLSAELTHANSLGYNGAILQALAVHYALCGESNREKFLDQLIGQMEDVEADDKSVADARMLGYEDRPFSKRLKKIREFLEQGTVSRSDVLQELGNGIEALNSVPTAIYSFLRCMESHPDVPDTYNSLQRTIMYCILLGGDTDTIATMAGAIAGAFYGEEQVPQSWRESCEAYEETEKLADGLYELYHQP, translated from the exons ATGTGTAATATATATTGCTTTATTGTTTGCTCCCTAGAAATCCTCTATTACAGCGATGACACGGCCATGGCCCACTCACTAGTTAGGTCACTGTTGGCCAAGCATAATTTTGATGAGGTGGATATGGCAAAGAG GTTCGCTGAAGAATATAACAAGGATCCTGACCGATCCTATGGAGGTGGTGTGGTGGCTGTATTCAAGAAACTGCTTAGTCCTAAATGCAAAGATGTGTTTGAGCCAGCAAGGCAGCAGTTTAATGGGAAAGGTTCCTATGGGAATGGTGGCGCCATGAGAGTAGCAGGCATTTCATTAGCTTACACCGACGTTCAAGATGTAAAGAAG ttTGCTAAACTGAGTGCTGAGCTGACCCACGCAAACTCCTTGGGTTACAACGGAGCCATCTTGCAAGCCTTGGCAGTCCATTATGCTCTCTGCGGGGAGTCAAATCGGGAGAAGTTTTTGGATCAACTGATAGGCCAGATGGAAGACGTGGAGGCGGATGACAAGTCTGTGGCTGATGCACGAAT GCTGGGCTATGAGGACCGTCCCTTTTCAAAGCGTTTAAAGAAGATCAGAGAGTTTTTGGAACAGGGTACTGTGTCCAGGTCAGACGTGCTACAAGAATTAG GCAATGGTATCGAAGCCCTGAATTCTGTCCCCACTGCAATCTACTCATTCCTGCGTTGCATGGAATCTCACCCAGATGTTCCTGATACGTACAACTCTCTGCAACGGACCATCATGTACTGCATCTTACTGGGCGGGGACACGGATACGATTGCAACCATGGCAGGAGCCATTGCAGGGGCATTTTATGGGGAAGAGCAGGTGCCCCAAAGTTGGAGAGAGAGCTGTGAAGCCTACGAGGAGACAGAGAAGCTGGCTGATGGCTTGTACGAACTCTACCACCAGCCATGA